In one window of Dokdonia sp. PRO95 DNA:
- a CDS encoding tetratricopeptide repeat protein yields the protein MAPLQGAKDILFIVALLLSFTTTAQDKKAAPPENPYADQARELIVEGTEAMGNQEGGVVDFNAFAKAESNLRAAISLTPESVPAKYNAGNNYYKNKRWEESTDALVKATAVAQTKKEKHKAFHNLGNALFQQKQWDGAVEAYKNALRADPTDEETRYNLQLAKKEKENDGGGGSDNDDKEDQDEDKKEDEKKENEEGDGDKKEGEDGDKDETDDKGEEKEDDGEKKEDDNGKPEDKDKKQDGGDGEEDKKQPPPQPKQGQLSPQQVQSLLKAMQDQEKKTQEKMNAQKVKGAKVKTEKDW from the coding sequence ATGGCTCCTTTACAAGGTGCTAAGGACATACTTTTTATAGTTGCCTTGCTCCTTTCGTTTACCACAACAGCCCAAGATAAAAAAGCAGCACCTCCAGAAAATCCTTATGCAGATCAAGCTCGAGAGCTCATTGTAGAAGGAACAGAAGCTATGGGTAATCAAGAAGGTGGAGTGGTTGATTTTAACGCTTTCGCGAAAGCGGAATCAAATTTAAGAGCAGCAATTTCATTGACACCAGAGAGTGTTCCTGCAAAGTATAATGCGGGTAACAATTACTACAAGAACAAAAGATGGGAAGAAAGCACAGATGCGCTGGTTAAAGCCACTGCAGTTGCTCAAACTAAGAAAGAGAAACATAAAGCGTTTCACAATCTTGGGAATGCTTTATTCCAACAAAAGCAATGGGATGGCGCAGTAGAGGCTTATAAAAATGCGTTGCGTGCAGATCCTACAGATGAAGAAACTCGTTATAATTTACAACTAGCCAAGAAAGAGAAAGAAAATGATGGTGGCGGCGGTAGTGATAACGATGACAAAGAAGATCAAGACGAGGACAAAAAAGAAGACGAGAAGAAGGAAAACGAAGAAGGTGATGGAGATAAGAAAGAAGGAGAAGACGGTGACAAAGATGAAACCGATGATAAAGGCGAGGAAAAAGAAGATGATGGCGAAAAGAAGGAAGATGATAATGGAAAGCCTGAAGACAAGGATAAAAAACAAGATGGTGGCGACGGTGAAGAAGATAAAAAACAACCTCCACCACAGCCTAAACAGGGACAGTTATCTCCTCAACAAGTGCAAAGCTTACTAAAAGCTATGCAGGATCAAGAGAAGAAAACGCAAGAAAAGATGAATGCACAGAAAGTAAAAGGTGCTAAAGTCAAAACAGAGAAAGACTGGTAA